TGCTCCTGTAGGACCCGCGCGACTACCCGTTCAAGAGACTACATCAGATGTCGATTTAAAAATTAGAGAGATGCTTTCTTATTACAATCTCTAAAGTATTGCAGAGTACACGAAAGGGCGGATACACCAGTATCCGCCCTTTTTCCTATTTGAAGTGATGTTCTTTGAAATACTCATACAAATCATCAATGTTGCTAGATGCGATTAGAGAAAGCGCATCAATCACATCGCAGTGTTCCCAATCGAACCAACGTATTTCTAAGAGTGTGTCAATGTCCCTAATACTAAACCGATGTTTAAGAACACGGCCAGGATTCCCACCGATGATAGTATAAGGGGCAACATCCTTCGTAACAACAGATTCGGCTGCAATAATTGCACCCTCTCCAATAGAGACACCTGGCATGATTGTCGCATTCATACCAATCCAAACATCACTTCCAATAGTGGTGTTACCGCGTGCCTTATAGGATTCAATAATTGCCTCCGCAAATGG
The window above is part of the Erysipelothrix sp. HDW6C genome. Proteins encoded here:
- a CDS encoding CatB-related O-acetyltransferase, giving the protein MKTEYYKHWSEIRYLEDIITNPLIKVGHHSYYSGYYDGMPFEDGCVRYMWGDRFSQSLSNPIEQNGWHIDELIIGNYVCIASGVTILMGGNHNHNPHWISVYPFAEAIIESYKARGNTTIGSDVWIGMNATIMPGVSIGEGAIIAAESVVTKDVAPYTIIGGNPGRVLKHRFSIRDIDTLLEIRWFDWEHCDVIDALSLIASSNIDDLYEYFKEHHFK